In Lewinellaceae bacterium, a single window of DNA contains:
- a CDS encoding glycosyltransferase family 4 protein, with protein MKIAILADPLDNQSAGVHAYTKGLVNALLQCDRSNEYVLIREKKDPALPSTVRQIAILNHRFLLLFAALRLFVIIPLILRWLRVDAVVEPAHFGPFNLPRHIRRITVIHDLTPLLFPQYHRRHSQLLQRFLLRRILKKAHLILTVSQHTSNDLDQLFPFSRPKTVVIPPGCDPFFQPVISKAVLKKWQIDAPYFLFVGTVEPRKNLLMLLRAYRRFREWNNERVLLLIAGGKGWKYRSFYDELAQHPYRKDIHLAGYVDKQDLPAFYTHALALVYPSLYEGFGLPVLEAMACGAVVICSGRSSLPEVGGTAALYFDPEDEAGLLSHMQAIVQNEPLAEEKKALSLQQAAAFSWESHVRLFIEAIQAPNRSPGPTQKQ; from the coding sequence ATGAAGATCGCCATCCTCGCTGATCCACTCGACAACCAGTCCGCCGGCGTGCATGCCTACACCAAAGGGCTGGTCAACGCGCTGCTGCAATGCGACAGGAGTAACGAGTACGTGCTGATCCGCGAAAAGAAAGACCCTGCCCTGCCGTCAACAGTGCGGCAAATCGCTATCCTCAACCACCGCTTCCTTCTGCTCTTTGCCGCCCTGCGCCTATTTGTGATCATCCCGCTGATCCTGCGCTGGCTCCGCGTGGATGCCGTCGTGGAGCCAGCCCATTTCGGGCCGTTCAACCTGCCGCGGCACATTCGGCGCATCACCGTGATCCACGACCTGACGCCGCTGCTCTTTCCGCAATACCACCGCCGGCACAGCCAGTTGCTGCAGCGTTTTTTGCTGCGGCGCATCCTGAAAAAGGCACACCTGATCCTGACGGTGTCACAACATACTTCCAACGACCTGGACCAGCTCTTTCCGTTTTCCAGGCCGAAGACGGTTGTCATACCGCCGGGCTGCGATCCCTTCTTTCAGCCCGTCATTTCCAAAGCCGTTTTGAAAAAATGGCAGATCGACGCGCCTTACTTTCTCTTCGTCGGCACCGTCGAACCGAGGAAGAACCTCCTGATGCTGCTGCGAGCGTACCGCCGGTTTCGCGAATGGAATAATGAGCGAGTATTGCTCCTGATCGCCGGCGGCAAAGGATGGAAATATAGATCATTCTACGATGAACTGGCTCAACATCCCTATCGAAAAGACATCCATCTGGCCGGCTATGTCGACAAGCAAGACCTCCCCGCTTTTTATACCCACGCCCTCGCCCTGGTGTATCCTTCGTTGTACGAAGGCTTTGGCTTGCCGGTACTCGAAGCCATGGCTTGTGGTGCGGTGGTCATTTGCTCCGGCCGGTCGAGCCTGCCTGAGGTGGGTGGAACGGCAGCCCTGTACTTCGATCCGGAAGATGAGGCGGGGTTGTTGAGCCATATGCAGGCCATTGTTCAGAACGAGCCGCTGGCAGAGGAAAAAAAAGCCTTGTCCTTGCAGCAGGCAGCGGCATTTTCCTGGGAAAGTCATGTCCGCTTGTTTATTGAAGCGATACAGGCTCCAAACCGCTCTCCAGGCCCAACCCAAAAACAATAA
- a CDS encoding T9SS type A sorting domain-containing protein, whose amino-acid sequence MGTVTSNDLCANAEQIIIPMGGTGTGSGTTMNATTIDAPPDCGPGVDNGSSGGVWYTFTGTGNTMYEITTCNAFSDFDTEVSVYTGSCGTLSCVDGNDNQGCGFGSILSTVNIATPPYNTQYYVYVTGHGSASGNFNLDITDNGPIPLPANDLCMDAEEIIIPMGGTGTGSGTTLGATTTGAPPDCGPGVDNGDFGGVWYTFTGTGSTLYEITTCNAFTNFNTEISVFAGACGALSCVDGNDDDSNCSTGAGTTNSTVTVNPSSTTQYYVYVKGNGGASGNFNLNISDNGPDSDGDGDGIGDQTDNCPADYNPGQEDFDGDGLGDACDQSLCINGAVSNLNAYVNGLSINSAYKRAITSRLDLAATKFCNGYSANSVISTLNYVVSYVQYQSGRGIPPGDANYILAQVNVLIGALNGGTVVCCPATAAPPASVRQEPSATFALYPNPANYAINLSVKGQLGKPALIRIYSMQGQMVLEQQYASLEEGQLAFDVNEYAPGIYTLMVSVDGDVPVVKKFVVQR is encoded by the coding sequence ATGGGTACTGTTACCTCCAATGACCTTTGCGCCAATGCCGAGCAGATCATCATCCCTATGGGCGGCACCGGAACCGGTAGTGGAACCACGATGAACGCCACCACTATAGATGCTCCTCCCGATTGCGGGCCTGGGGTTGATAATGGGAGTTCCGGAGGAGTTTGGTACACCTTTACCGGCACCGGGAACACGATGTATGAAATTACCACTTGTAATGCCTTCTCCGATTTTGATACGGAGGTCAGTGTCTATACAGGCAGTTGCGGAACGCTCTCTTGTGTGGATGGAAATGATAACCAAGGCTGTGGGTTCGGAAGTATACTATCTACCGTCAATATTGCTACCCCTCCATACAATACGCAGTACTACGTCTATGTAACAGGCCACGGCAGCGCCTCCGGCAATTTTAACCTGGATATCACGGACAATGGCCCCATCCCCCTTCCTGCCAATGACCTTTGCATGGATGCCGAGGAGATTATTATCCCTATGGGCGGCACCGGAACCGGTAGCGGCACCACCTTGGGCGCCACCACTACAGGCGCTCCTCCCGATTGCGGGCCTGGGGTTGACAATGGAGATTTCGGCGGCGTATGGTACACGTTTACAGGAACGGGGAGTACGCTATACGAGATCACTACCTGTAATGCTTTCACCAATTTCAATACGGAAATCAGCGTGTTTGCCGGCGCATGTGGCGCCCTGTCTTGTGTGGACGGGAATGATGATGACAGCAATTGCTCAACCGGAGCAGGGACAACCAACTCTACGGTCACTGTAAACCCTTCATCCACGACTCAATATTACGTTTATGTCAAAGGCAATGGTGGCGCTTCCGGCAATTTTAACCTAAATATCTCGGACAATGGCCCTGATAGCGACGGCGACGGCGACGGTATCGGCGACCAAACAGACAACTGCCCCGCCGACTACAACCCCGGACAGGAGGACTTCGACGGCGACGGCCTGGGCGACGCCTGCGACCAAAGCCTCTGCATTAACGGCGCTGTGAGCAACCTGAATGCTTACGTCAATGGATTGAGCATCAACAGCGCCTATAAAAGAGCCATTACCAGCAGGCTGGATTTGGCGGCTACTAAATTCTGCAACGGATACAGCGCCAATTCGGTGATCAGTACCCTGAACTACGTCGTCAGTTATGTGCAGTACCAAAGCGGTCGCGGCATCCCGCCTGGCGACGCCAATTACATCCTGGCCCAGGTGAATGTCCTCATCGGCGCGCTAAACGGCGGCACGGTGGTTTGTTGCCCGGCGACGGCCGCCCCGCCTGCAAGCGTGAGACAGGAGCCCTCTGCTACTTTTGCGCTTTATCCCAACCCGGCCAACTATGCCATCAATTTATCGGTAAAAGGGCAATTAGGCAAACCCGCCCTTATCCGCATCTACAGCATGCAGGGCCAGATGGTGCTGGAGCAGCAGTATGCAAGCCTGGAGGAAGGGCAGCTGGCTTTTGATGTAAATGAATATGCTCCCGGCATCTATACCCTCATGGTTTCAGTGGATGGCGATGTGCCGGTGGTGAAGAAATTTGTGGTGCAGCGGTAG